The sequence GAAGGGTTAGAGTTTGTACCTGGATATGATGCAAATGGAGCTAAGGTTGGATATGTAACAACTGTAGCACAACCAGGATATGCTGGAGATATAACATTTATCTTAGGAGTTACTTTAGATGGAAAGATCGCTGGAGTAAGAGTAACAAATCAATCTGAAACTCCTGGTCTAGGAGCTAAGGTAGCAGGAATAGAGTGGCAAGATCATTGGGTAGGAAAGGATTCAACTTATGAGTTCAATAAATCAGTAGATGCTTTTGCTGGTGCTACAATATCTCCGCA comes from Fusobacterium necrogenes and encodes:
- a CDS encoding RnfABCDGE type electron transport complex subunit G; the encoded protein is MKNRFIHYGLVLLVIAAISAGILGLVNDFTKTVIAQNNEKAQNEAKRQVLTQANEFKAEEAVTSEGLEFVPGYDANGAKVGYVTTVAQPGYAGDITFILGVTLDGKIAGVRVTNQSETPGLGAKVAGIEWQDHWVGKDSTYEFNKSVDAFAGATISPQAVYTGLMRALKAYNGVSK